Genomic DNA from Streptomyces sp. PCS3-D2:
GCCGGGTCCTGGAGGGCGGCCCAGTAGGGGACGATCACGGAGCCGGTGAGGTCGGTGTCGCCGGGGGGAGCCCGGAAGACGCCGAGCACGCTGAACGCGACGCCGTTGACGTGGATCACGGAGTTGCCGGCCCCGTCGCCGACGGTCAGCCGGGACGCGGCGGCCGTGTCGATCAGGGCCACGCGCTCCCGCCGGGCATCGTGCCCGGTGTCGAACAACCGGCCTTGCGTGAGTTCGGCAGACATGGCCGACAGCGCGTCGGGCTGCGCCGCCAGGACCGTGCCCTCGGGCAGGTCGTTCGACGTGTCCGACGGCAGCCGGGAGACCACCGGCCGTTCACCGGCCTTGCTGACGAGGCCCGCGGCGCGGACCCCGTTGAGTCCCCGTACCCGCTGGGTGTCGCCGCCGTCGGGCCGCGGCCGGATACCGGCGACTTCTTCCGACGGGTACTTGACGGTCACCCGGGTCGCCTTGAGGGCGTCGAACTGGTCGGAGACGGCGCCGGCCGCGCTGGCGGTGATGCCCAGGGTGGCGAGTGCCGCGGCCAGCCCCACGGAGATGCCCACCATCGTCAGCAGGGTGCGGAACCGGCGGCCGAAGAGCGCGAGGAACGCCTGGACGAGCAGGTCCGCGGCGGACGTGCGGGGAGCCGCCGTCCCCGCCGCGCCCGTCCCTGCCGCGCCCGTCCCTGCCGCGCCCGTCCCACGCCTCTCGCGCCTCCCCCTGCTACGCGACACGGCCGTCCACCACCTTGAAGACGCGGTCGGCGCGGGCCGCCACGTCGGGTTCGTGGGTGACGACGACGACGGCCCGGTCCTGCGCCACCAGTCCGGTCAGCAGGTCCATGACGCGGGCCGAGTTGGCGGTGTCCAGGTTGCCGGTGGGCTCGTCGCACAGCACGACGGCGGGCCGGTGGACGATCGCCCGAGCGACCGCGACCCGCTGCCGCTCCCCGCCGGACAGGG
This window encodes:
- a CDS encoding ABC transporter permease, which encodes MSRSRGRRERRGTGAAGTGAAGTGAAGTAAPRTSAADLLVQAFLALFGRRFRTLLTMVGISVGLAAALATLGITASAAGAVSDQFDALKATRVTVKYPSEEVAGIRPRPDGGDTQRVRGLNGVRAAGLVSKAGERPVVSRLPSDTSNDLPEGTVLAAQPDALSAMSAELTQGRLFDTGHDARRERVALIDTAAASRLTVGDGAGNSVIHVNGVAFSVLGVFRAPPGDTDLTGSVIVPYWAALQDPAGLDFAPAEMIIRTDLGAADQIGAEAPFALAPGAPDKLVALVPPDPRSLRQGVESQTRALFLGLAAVSLGVGALGVSNTAYVSVLERRSEIGLRRALGASRRAVAGQFCIESGLVGLAGGVVGTVLGIQITALTCLAKDWLVVLDPALTTAGPLVGLLVGLAAGLYPALAAARILPAETLRAGV